The following proteins come from a genomic window of Natronosalvus vescus:
- a CDS encoding S8 family peptidase — protein sequence MLESSAHAILVMVMALLMVTSIMVPAVAAGSSPAADGASDPLESAGTPLDTALNTERERSHADTDHDQSNDADTEDVSAVSEGDTASGTDHEITLITGQTIHVSEQADGGLTVHTSSNDVLHQVDTPDGTYVYPESVDLSVYDRELFNVDRLIDEGMTDADAETIPVIIRASEHSDEVRMSDVGAFDAVEGYAATRSLTLVDATAGEIQKDRSARTLRTLEREFELESVSLDRTVDVATDTSVDAIAGETARETHDVNGTGVTVAVLDTGVDTDHPDLANAVVDQADFTGDGTGDVNGHGTHVAGTIAGDGTASNGTFVGVAPGASIVDVKVLGDAGSGSTSGIIEGIEYAIDEDVDVISMSLGGPGAPDDPLVEAVHGAVDEDITVVVAAGNTGPDQSTIDVPGKAEHVITVGATDHREDDVAGFSSRGPTATELALKPDIAAPGVEIGAARADGAYDPIADYPEYARISGTSMATPHVSGVAAMMLEQNPDKTPDRVKDVLLSNADVVSGTDDAYAVGAGQVNATRAVSPDLVVSNATESFGTVSGDDQVTRTLAVENPTDETVELAVDDHLLETTGGTTHAELVTVNRTSLTLDPGDVGYVEYTIDATAGGIFSGHVEFTNNATAETHRAVFGFAVGDEVTVEKSPYSADGSVEGDEVWVFSLERGSSQTLTVENGQVSFIRTGEEYQLWSSGYDEPTNTPIKTATALNASDATTAILDEQATVAYTIDDSELNASLRSMQVQPKMQHHTDHGDRLSSRSLYDNIDAQTVRFPKGAEYNASVHHVTVSTDQHDGGNNVDVDDVYWLVYGTVGVDGDQKFVVNESELGTFERTYLRSAENERIAPFFNSQTTVWEDYGSGSTSFDVRDRTEQRIHVTQEAIYLSNGVVHDGSLSSQSLTPPEPGGVHQIDFNRHPYTGTFDGFIIEDWRIDLYGGYLSDQNTPRHVYRNWDHGSSYVVTVDGTTIDEGTEHNHHFDSINDIELESGQEVSVELVGENPTGVLSTQVTTDAHVTYEEYGDNTPPLLQHVDVNGLDEYNSVESSEVTITLVVESSDGLAEDDLALLTATEDVDDPAFTDATVNPAGTWDTWDLEIVDTDGQSYLLEATVNATDEEGTLHLATRLVDVEGDRYETTVRDAFHVGDPPSFDDGDSGEDEPDEVRDQTITGQFIQADGDPGVNHTVIVNRRDDGSFLYADAETNATGHFEIDVASGYVYDLTYVQWSAFSDGEVEMPRDGNVDVKSIASVDLTDEEAESTATEPTATDTVSGLTATSGSDGSATIIDTNETELGTIELPIGHVLTVDAKDESGNLVENATKFVSDGAPEEFMGIGINLDTLGEEPGLEMNGSTTVTVSPPENDDRFVDQEYELEFNVTEDTHAEVVLEERETVTLTGQVLLADGTPAANDQIHIPDPNGFQHVATDADGYFSTNVTSNSTLSLGYYQAAENDSFAPVRDGSPDVYSLDRIEVGDEDTDVGTYHLPDASVLDVEVVDKDGQPVENAQVRVVAYNENRSNGFGTGFEPSTNADGWLDFESADDTGIEVTGEVTVQVKPPENDDRFDTYTYEQEVTVEEDTSLQFELAEDAPEQPDTITGQLTLADGTPAANNTLLVNKRNDRWFYDQVETNETGHFEVPIESGAVYDLVYVQFLDDDGSDTDVLIPRDGNVDLYNVASIDLRDGGEETSSGPLTLDPGVEGMTTTTASASGVSSAIINTDDPALGEIELPKGHPVTVEVIDEAGNPVENATATYTDGAPEEFMATGLVGFTENDGLAYWNDAPHPGLEMNGSATVMVEPPEGDSRFVNTTYEFTPSVTEGTNITIELEERDRPTIAIQEPADGSTVNESAVAILYELAHTNVDDAAAVEYRILDDGEAVVDWIDAPFEATGESVTLDTITPELEDGSYELEMRVLDSAGDVIEVSSAVDNSALEVYTTAPVITLISPDEGEHPYESVLDFDVDVAQERTVTVEYRTDTDVTDFTELESPYELDVLGEAWTEGPTTVTIRATDDLGNVAEETFTFEFVSLPSIDAVSPADGALINETAPTIVVEYSDNDVPGDTGVDPDSVTLDVDGEPVDLTEATTLTDTHLEVTLSDLDLDEPQNSTHTFTVTAADQAGYTATETWNVTVDAEAPEVDLDAQPANEAYPNVSMANPAVITVSSDDVNHESTTVEVRNAADEVVFPKDVSDKTGAGSSHEFEWLPIDTSQERLPSGEYTVVLTSTDAAGNIGTASTTIAVDTDDPVIDLIAVDGGELSDDETTRYANGTLNVTVDATDGTADSGDVEDVEVTLESTFTNYRQIVGAEPVTGEPNRWQVALDAATLPDEGEYELRVNAIDAGLNEAELVADETLVYDETPPRLSTVLHLDEESDDGTVVVRANEPLASAPTVVVEHPDGTEETVAVTEDGENRWIGTITATDDGTYRVEATGADYAGNVGVDTATTTVEYVATENRTVTVYNEDTGTVIQFNTTDDVTNSFVTVSESDVPPADLEEDLFGVGFLTTQLGTELETELTNATIYIPVDESHLPDGVDPEAVSITHYNESTETWEERPTEIHDLDDETRSGTYWVTTVEHFSTYGTVIADEQPPSLLDLSHGQEATVAWNTDTLDVTFEYADALSGVDASAIEVDVDDVSVTDDDATQITSSTTTHTLEPEIGQTTTVTVTVFDNAGNSDTFEQSVTVAEPPAPVVTSIDPVDGTEFDPGIEMVDIAFDVATDGMAIDASESTLLVNGDSVAMTIDDGTVSAAIPVADDEDYDVELTLVDEWGHTVSEPLAFSVAAEETGSSPPPLPPIGGGDDPVDDPFVFQYEPSAHGVVVIGSDATAGETDLTTFQDVTSDSVSLISFEGESAVTQSTFDVAVEFDTADTSSIDGTAVETIAIDDEDNALEWMTLTFAVDETALPAGMTADDGVLYYQPHGEEQWHTATFDQSDSTFTVTLKESGTLAVVVPAEDDEETKPDEDSDESTEPDDDTDDGTDPDDDTDDGTDPDDDTDDDEVPSESPDDDDSSSDGLPGFGFTLAISVLLSFALIRTRWRN from the coding sequence GTGCTCGAGAGTTCGGCTCACGCGATCCTTGTGATGGTGATGGCGCTGTTGATGGTGACCAGCATCATGGTTCCAGCAGTGGCTGCGGGATCGTCACCGGCGGCCGACGGCGCCAGTGATCCGCTTGAATCGGCGGGTACACCGCTCGATACCGCCCTCAACACTGAACGGGAACGGAGCCACGCTGACACCGACCACGATCAGTCTAACGACGCCGACACCGAGGATGTCTCGGCGGTGTCCGAGGGTGACACTGCGAGCGGAACGGATCACGAGATTACGCTCATCACAGGCCAGACGATTCACGTCTCTGAACAGGCCGATGGTGGCCTCACTGTCCATACCTCGAGTAACGACGTCCTCCACCAGGTTGACACCCCTGATGGAACGTACGTCTACCCCGAGAGCGTCGATTTGAGTGTCTACGACCGGGAGCTGTTCAACGTTGATCGGCTCATCGACGAGGGGATGACTGACGCCGACGCCGAGACGATTCCAGTGATTATTCGTGCATCGGAACATTCCGATGAAGTTCGAATGAGCGATGTCGGTGCCTTCGATGCCGTCGAGGGGTATGCGGCGACGCGGTCGCTCACCCTCGTCGACGCCACGGCCGGCGAGATCCAGAAGGATCGATCGGCACGCACACTTCGCACGCTCGAGCGCGAGTTCGAACTCGAGAGCGTCTCTCTCGACCGGACGGTCGACGTGGCAACTGACACCTCCGTCGACGCCATCGCGGGTGAAACCGCTCGGGAAACACACGACGTGAACGGCACCGGCGTGACGGTCGCAGTCCTCGACACCGGCGTCGACACCGACCATCCGGATCTCGCGAACGCGGTCGTCGATCAGGCCGACTTCACCGGCGACGGAACCGGCGACGTCAACGGGCATGGCACCCACGTCGCGGGCACGATCGCCGGCGACGGCACCGCCAGCAACGGCACGTTCGTCGGCGTCGCCCCTGGGGCGAGCATCGTGGACGTGAAAGTACTCGGTGATGCCGGCTCCGGCTCAACGTCGGGCATCATCGAGGGGATCGAGTACGCGATCGACGAGGACGTCGACGTCATCTCGATGAGTCTGGGCGGGCCGGGTGCGCCGGATGACCCGCTCGTTGAGGCCGTTCATGGGGCGGTTGATGAGGACATTACCGTCGTCGTCGCCGCCGGAAACACCGGCCCCGATCAGTCCACGATTGACGTTCCCGGGAAGGCCGAGCACGTGATCACGGTCGGTGCCACCGACCACCGGGAGGACGATGTCGCGGGGTTCTCCTCGCGCGGCCCGACTGCGACCGAGCTGGCGCTCAAACCCGATATCGCCGCCCCAGGTGTCGAGATCGGGGCCGCCCGCGCCGACGGCGCCTACGATCCGATTGCGGACTATCCTGAGTACGCCCGCATCAGCGGTACCAGTATGGCGACTCCCCACGTCAGCGGGGTCGCCGCGATGATGCTTGAGCAGAATCCCGACAAAACCCCGGATCGCGTCAAGGACGTCCTCCTCTCGAACGCAGACGTGGTGTCGGGCACTGATGACGCCTACGCGGTCGGCGCCGGTCAGGTGAACGCTACCCGAGCGGTCTCGCCCGATCTGGTCGTCTCCAACGCCACCGAGAGTTTCGGAACCGTTAGCGGTGACGACCAGGTGACGCGCACGCTTGCCGTCGAAAATCCGACGGACGAGACAGTCGAGTTGGCCGTCGACGACCATCTCCTTGAGACTACCGGTGGAACCACCCACGCCGAGCTTGTAACGGTCAACCGGACGAGCCTGACGCTCGACCCCGGTGACGTGGGCTATGTTGAGTACACCATCGACGCTACGGCTGGGGGGATCTTCTCAGGACACGTCGAGTTTACGAACAACGCGACGGCCGAGACCCACCGCGCGGTGTTCGGATTCGCCGTCGGGGACGAAGTGACCGTCGAAAAATCGCCTTACAGCGCTGATGGCTCCGTAGAAGGTGATGAGGTGTGGGTCTTCTCCCTTGAGAGGGGCAGTTCCCAGACGCTCACGGTCGAGAACGGGCAGGTCTCGTTCATCAGAACCGGTGAGGAGTATCAGCTCTGGTCGAGTGGCTACGACGAACCCACTAACACGCCGATCAAGACCGCGACCGCACTCAATGCGAGTGACGCCACCACGGCGATCCTTGACGAGCAAGCAACGGTCGCCTACACCATCGACGACTCCGAACTCAACGCTTCGCTCCGTTCGATGCAGGTGCAGCCGAAGATGCAACACCACACCGATCACGGAGATCGGCTGAGTTCGCGGAGTTTGTATGACAATATTGACGCCCAGACGGTTCGTTTCCCGAAGGGGGCAGAGTACAACGCCAGTGTCCACCACGTCACGGTTTCGACTGACCAACACGATGGCGGAAATAACGTCGATGTTGATGACGTCTACTGGCTCGTCTACGGGACGGTCGGTGTTGACGGCGACCAGAAGTTCGTCGTCAATGAATCCGAACTCGGCACGTTCGAGCGAACGTATCTCCGCAGTGCAGAAAACGAACGTATCGCTCCTTTCTTCAATAGCCAGACGACCGTCTGGGAGGACTACGGTTCTGGAAGTACGTCGTTCGATGTGCGCGACCGAACCGAACAGCGGATCCATGTCACCCAGGAGGCGATCTATCTCTCAAACGGTGTAGTGCACGACGGTTCGCTCAGCTCGCAGTCGCTGACCCCACCCGAACCGGGTGGAGTTCACCAGATCGATTTCAATCGACACCCCTACACGGGAACGTTCGACGGCTTCATCATTGAGGACTGGCGTATCGACCTCTACGGTGGCTACCTATCCGATCAGAACACCCCTCGACACGTCTATAGAAACTGGGATCACGGCTCATCGTACGTGGTCACCGTCGACGGAACTACGATCGACGAGGGAACAGAACACAATCACCACTTCGACTCGATTAACGACATCGAACTCGAATCCGGTCAGGAAGTCAGCGTCGAACTTGTGGGGGAGAACCCAACGGGGGTACTCTCTACCCAGGTCACAACGGATGCACACGTGACCTACGAGGAGTATGGCGACAACACCCCGCCGCTGCTCCAGCACGTCGACGTCAACGGCCTCGACGAGTACAACAGCGTTGAGTCCAGCGAGGTCACGATCACCCTCGTTGTCGAGAGCAGCGACGGCCTCGCCGAGGACGACCTCGCGTTGCTGACAGCCACTGAAGACGTCGACGATCCCGCGTTCACCGATGCCACCGTCAATCCGGCTGGGACATGGGATACATGGGATCTCGAGATCGTCGATACCGATGGTCAGAGTTACCTCCTCGAAGCGACGGTGAACGCGACCGACGAAGAAGGCACGCTTCATCTCGCGACACGCCTCGTCGACGTGGAAGGCGATCGGTACGAGACAACCGTTCGCGACGCGTTCCACGTGGGCGACCCGCCATCGTTCGATGACGGTGACAGTGGTGAGGACGAACCGGATGAGGTGCGCGATCAGACGATCACCGGACAGTTCATCCAGGCAGACGGCGACCCGGGCGTCAATCACACGGTGATAGTCAACCGGCGTGATGATGGCTCCTTCCTCTATGCGGACGCCGAGACGAACGCAACGGGCCACTTCGAGATTGACGTGGCCAGCGGGTACGTCTACGATCTCACTTACGTCCAGTGGTCGGCGTTCTCCGATGGGGAGGTTGAGATGCCACGAGATGGGAACGTCGACGTAAAATCGATCGCCTCGGTCGATCTGACGGACGAGGAGGCCGAGAGTACAGCGACGGAGCCAACCGCAACCGACACCGTCTCTGGCCTCACGGCCACGAGCGGATCCGACGGTTCCGCGACCATCATCGACACGAACGAGACGGAGCTCGGCACGATCGAGCTCCCCATTGGCCACGTCTTGACTGTCGACGCCAAAGACGAGAGCGGAAACCTCGTCGAGAACGCAACGAAGTTTGTCTCCGATGGGGCTCCAGAGGAGTTCATGGGCATCGGAATTAACTTGGACACACTCGGTGAGGAACCCGGCCTGGAAATGAACGGCTCGACGACGGTCACCGTTTCGCCGCCTGAAAATGACGACCGATTCGTCGACCAAGAGTACGAACTCGAGTTCAATGTAACCGAGGATACGCACGCCGAGGTGGTTCTCGAGGAACGTGAGACGGTAACGCTCACCGGCCAGGTGTTGCTCGCCGACGGCACCCCGGCGGCGAACGATCAGATCCATATACCAGATCCGAACGGCTTCCAGCACGTCGCCACCGATGCTGACGGCTACTTCAGTACGAACGTCACCAGTAACTCGACCCTCTCACTCGGCTACTATCAGGCCGCCGAGAACGACTCGTTCGCCCCCGTTCGTGACGGCTCGCCGGACGTCTACTCCCTCGATCGTATCGAGGTCGGGGACGAAGACACCGATGTCGGGACGTACCACCTGCCTGATGCGTCGGTACTCGACGTGGAAGTCGTCGATAAGGACGGCCAGCCCGTTGAGAACGCCCAGGTGAGGGTCGTCGCGTACAACGAGAATCGATCCAACGGCTTCGGAACCGGCTTCGAGCCGTCGACCAACGCCGACGGGTGGCTTGATTTCGAGAGCGCGGACGACACCGGGATCGAAGTCACCGGTGAAGTGACCGTTCAGGTCAAACCACCGGAGAACGACGACCGGTTCGACACCTACACGTACGAACAGGAGGTGACCGTCGAGGAGGACACGTCGCTACAGTTCGAACTTGCAGAAGACGCGCCCGAGCAACCCGATACCATCACCGGGCAACTCACCCTGGCTGACGGGACGCCAGCGGCGAATAATACGTTGCTCGTGAACAAACGGAACGACCGTTGGTTCTATGACCAGGTCGAAACCAACGAGACGGGACACTTCGAAGTCCCCATCGAGAGCGGCGCCGTCTATGATCTCGTCTACGTTCAGTTCCTGGATGACGACGGGTCAGATACTGACGTGCTTATTCCCCGAGACGGCAACGTTGACCTCTATAACGTTGCTTCGATCGACTTGCGCGATGGTGGAGAAGAGACATCCAGCGGGCCGCTGACGCTCGATCCCGGTGTCGAGGGGATGACAACGACAACGGCGAGCGCCTCGGGCGTCTCATCTGCGATCATCAACACGGACGATCCAGCTCTCGGGGAGATCGAGCTGCCGAAAGGTCACCCTGTTACCGTTGAAGTCATCGACGAGGCCGGAAACCCCGTCGAGAACGCAACGGCGACCTACACCGATGGGGCACCCGAGGAGTTCATGGCCACTGGATTGGTCGGCTTCACCGAGAACGACGGGCTTGCGTACTGGAACGATGCCCCACATCCGGGACTCGAGATGAACGGATCCGCGACAGTGATGGTCGAACCTCCGGAGGGCGATAGCCGCTTCGTCAATACCACGTACGAGTTCACCCCGTCCGTCACTGAGGGGACTAATATCACCATCGAACTCGAAGAGCGGGATAGACCCACCATAGCGATCCAGGAACCCGCTGACGGGTCGACTGTCAACGAGAGCGCGGTGGCGATCCTCTATGAGCTGGCACACACCAACGTTGACGACGCCGCAGCCGTCGAGTACCGCATCCTCGACGACGGTGAAGCGGTCGTCGACTGGATTGACGCGCCGTTCGAGGCGACCGGCGAGTCGGTGACACTCGACACCATCACGCCCGAACTCGAGGACGGTTCGTACGAACTCGAGATGCGCGTACTCGATTCGGCAGGGGACGTGATCGAAGTCTCGAGCGCGGTCGACAACAGTGCGTTAGAGGTTTACACGACAGCACCGGTGATTACGCTCATCTCGCCCGACGAAGGTGAGCACCCGTACGAGTCGGTACTCGATTTCGATGTCGACGTCGCTCAGGAACGCACCGTTACCGTCGAATATCGCACCGACACTGACGTAACCGACTTCACCGAACTCGAATCGCCGTACGAACTCGACGTCCTCGGCGAAGCGTGGACTGAAGGCCCGACAACGGTAACGATCCGTGCAACCGACGATCTCGGCAACGTTGCCGAGGAGACGTTCACCTTCGAATTCGTCTCACTGCCGTCGATCGACGCCGTGTCACCAGCAGACGGGGCACTCATTAACGAGACCGCCCCCACAATCGTCGTCGAATACAGCGACAATGACGTTCCAGGCGACACCGGTGTTGATCCCGACAGCGTCACGCTCGACGTTGACGGGGAACCGGTCGATCTCACCGAAGCGACGACCCTGACGGACACACACCTCGAGGTCACGCTGTCCGATCTCGATCTCGATGAGCCACAGAATAGTACCCACACGTTCACCGTCACGGCTGCAGACCAGGCCGGATACACGGCCACCGAGACGTGGAACGTCACAGTCGATGCGGAGGCGCCAGAGGTCGACCTCGACGCGCAGCCGGCGAACGAGGCGTATCCCAACGTGAGCATGGCGAACCCGGCGGTCATTACCGTCAGCTCGGATGACGTCAATCACGAGTCGACCACCGTCGAAGTGCGCAATGCCGCCGATGAGGTCGTCTTCCCGAAAGATGTATCAGACAAAACGGGCGCTGGTTCGTCCCACGAGTTCGAGTGGCTACCGATTGATACCTCCCAAGAACGTCTCCCAAGCGGCGAGTACACCGTCGTCCTGACGAGTACTGACGCTGCAGGCAACATCGGGACGGCGTCGACGACGATCGCGGTCGATACCGACGATCCCGTTATTGATCTCATCGCCGTCGACGGCGGCGAGCTATCAGACGACGAAACGACGCGATACGCCAACGGGACGCTCAACGTGACCGTCGACGCGACCGACGGAACCGCGGACTCGGGCGATGTCGAAGACGTCGAGGTGACTCTCGAGTCCACGTTCACGAACTACCGCCAGATCGTTGGGGCCGAACCAGTGACTGGAGAACCCAACCGCTGGCAGGTGGCACTCGATGCAGCCACACTGCCTGATGAGGGCGAGTACGAACTCCGCGTGAACGCGATCGACGCCGGTTTGAACGAAGCCGAACTCGTCGCCGACGAAACGCTCGTCTACGACGAGACGCCGCCGCGGCTCTCGACCGTGTTGCACCTTGATGAAGAGAGCGACGACGGGACGGTAGTCGTACGTGCAAACGAGCCACTCGCTTCAGCGCCAACGGTGGTCGTCGAACACCCGGACGGAACCGAAGAAACGGTGGCCGTCACCGAAGACGGCGAGAACCGGTGGATCGGTACCATCACCGCCACTGACGACGGCACCTACCGCGTCGAAGCGACGGGAGCGGATTACGCCGGAAATGTGGGAGTGGATACGGCAACTACGACCGTCGAGTACGTGGCCACTGAAAACCGCACGGTCACCGTGTACAACGAGGACACAGGGACGGTCATCCAGTTCAACACGACTGATGACGTCACAAACTCGTTCGTCACGGTTTCTGAGAGCGACGTCCCGCCGGCCGACCTCGAGGAAGATCTCTTCGGTGTGGGCTTCCTCACGACACAACTCGGCACTGAACTCGAAACTGAACTCACGAACGCGACGATCTACATCCCGGTTGATGAGAGTCACCTACCTGATGGGGTTGATCCCGAGGCCGTCTCGATCACTCACTACAACGAGTCGACAGAGACCTGGGAGGAACGCCCGACTGAAATCCACGACCTCGATGATGAGACCCGTTCAGGCACCTACTGGGTCACCACAGTCGAGCACTTCTCGACGTACGGAACGGTCATCGCCGACGAGCAACCACCATCCCTGCTCGACCTCAGTCACGGACAGGAGGCGACGGTTGCCTGGAACACCGACACGCTTGACGTGACGTTCGAGTACGCCGACGCACTTTCCGGTGTCGACGCCTCGGCAATCGAGGTCGATGTCGATGACGTGTCTGTGACTGACGACGACGCTACACAGATCACCTCGAGTACGACCACGCACACGCTCGAGCCCGAAATCGGCCAGACGACCACGGTCACAGTGACCGTCTTCGACAATGCTGGAAACAGCGACACGTTCGAACAGAGCGTAACGGTCGCCGAACCACCCGCACCGGTCGTCACCAGCATCGATCCGGTCGATGGAACGGAGTTCGATCCAGGCATCGAGATGGTTGACATCGCGTTCGACGTTGCCACTGATGGGATGGCCATCGACGCATCCGAGTCGACGCTTCTCGTCAACGGCGATTCAGTGGCCATGACGATTGACGACGGAACGGTCAGCGCCGCGATCCCCGTCGCAGACGACGAAGACTACGACGTTGAACTCACGCTCGTAGATGAGTGGGGTCACACCGTGTCCGAACCCCTCGCGTTCTCGGTTGCTGCCGAGGAGACGGGTTCCAGCCCACCACCACTCCCACCGATCGGTGGTGGCGATGATCCCGTAGACGATCCGTTCGTCTTCCAGTACGAACCGTCCGCCCACGGTGTGGTCGTCATCGGTTCCGACGCGACGGCCGGCGAGACCGACCTGACGACGTTCCAGGACGTGACATCTGACAGTGTCAGTCTCATCTCGTTCGAAGGTGAGTCGGCCGTCACGCAGTCGACGTTCGATGTCGCCGTTGAGTTCGATACCGCCGACACCTCGTCGATCGATGGAACGGCCGTCGAAACGATTGCGATTGACGACGAGGACAACGCACTCGAATGGATGACGCTCACGTTCGCGGTCGATGAGACCGCACTCCCGGCTGGAATGACCGCCGATGACGGGGTACTCTACTACCAACCCCACGGCGAAGAGCAGTGGCACACCGCTACATTCGACCAGAGTGACAGCACGTTCACAGTCACTCTCAAGGAGTCGGGAACGCTCGCCGTTGTCGTGCCCGCAGAAGACGACGAGGAAACGAAGCCGGACGAAGATTCCGACGAGTCGACGGAACCGGATGACGACACAGACGACGGGACGGATCCGGATGACGACACAGACGACGGGACGGATCCGGATGACGACACCGATGACGACGAGGTACCATCCGAATCGCCAGACGATGACGATTCAAGTAGCGATGGACTCCCTGGATTCGGGTTCACTCTTGCAATCAGTGTCCTCCTCTCGTTTGCACTCATCCGTACTCGCTGGCGGAATTGA
- a CDS encoding polymer-forming cytoskeletal protein, whose protein sequence is MSPTSRATSPTPAASTERGQSELVGVVFLMGFVVISAVGIALVGGSALDHLQGQSQDETASQSLQHIKGELASLKPGDVQAVTMGESVAAETRTDPTAGRMTITVDGRETSFVLGSIIYEREGTQIAYQGGGVWRHTDGRTQMVSSPDIAIETAEGDISSIHFDVKRLQGTGQAATDLQMRSAGHNLTAEEMFPHRLPRGPMTLEIESVYYEGWADYFAAQDGITYADEGEGHIGTVRVDEAAQTMILEVDIDEAIPEIHSARIGSDDAGSQPIHFANGTLVTSYDSELAPSDGSTPTDFTDSATIAAWTGTANSISMEVELRGDLYNTLGQHSSGEGDTLDFNDAAVVTGEVHSDYRIDLGGAKVGTVYVNHTGSQANHASLTMDGGTINGDLHAHGEPSSDNTVVEIQGSSQVNGDVRVAGGDISVDDEANITGDVWVSGEFDGNNDSVIGEIHEHVADPEAEKPTDKIAPEEADRSYEFTYTGDLDGCDEHTNNNNELSLDDGDMCTLRSGVYHLEELHVADGATLELDTSDGPIVLHVEGQVTIEPDAEIHRPTDPYRSPSIQLVVEGNHDVSLGSEFAGFIDARESSVAFEEDVPLYGAVIAEQITLEQGAAIYFDERLLVEEGEELDFVRAAQFVYFDISVTEIEISE, encoded by the coding sequence ATGAGTCCCACGAGCCGTGCCACATCACCTACGCCAGCGGCCTCCACAGAGCGCGGGCAATCGGAGCTCGTGGGCGTAGTGTTCCTGATGGGGTTCGTGGTCATTAGCGCTGTGGGCATTGCGCTCGTGGGGGGCAGCGCCCTCGACCACCTTCAGGGTCAGAGCCAGGACGAGACGGCCTCTCAGTCGCTCCAGCACATCAAAGGCGAGCTGGCCTCCCTCAAGCCAGGTGACGTGCAGGCGGTCACAATGGGTGAATCGGTTGCTGCGGAGACGCGCACCGATCCAACGGCCGGCAGGATGACGATCACCGTCGACGGGCGCGAGACCTCGTTCGTACTCGGTTCGATCATCTACGAGCGAGAGGGTACCCAGATCGCCTACCAGGGTGGGGGCGTCTGGCGACACACCGACGGACGGACACAGATGGTGAGCAGCCCGGATATCGCAATCGAGACTGCCGAGGGCGACATCTCGAGCATTCATTTCGACGTCAAGCGCCTCCAGGGGACGGGGCAGGCGGCGACCGACCTGCAGATGCGCTCGGCCGGACACAACCTGACCGCCGAGGAGATGTTCCCACATCGGTTGCCCCGTGGGCCGATGACCCTTGAGATCGAGTCCGTTTATTACGAAGGGTGGGCGGACTACTTCGCCGCCCAGGACGGGATTACCTACGCGGATGAGGGCGAGGGCCATATCGGCACCGTCCGCGTGGATGAGGCGGCCCAGACGATGATCCTCGAGGTGGATATCGACGAGGCGATCCCGGAGATTCACTCGGCCAGAATCGGCAGCGATGACGCCGGCTCCCAGCCGATCCACTTCGCCAACGGAACGCTGGTGACCAGCTACGACTCGGAGCTGGCACCGTCGGATGGATCTACGCCGACGGACTTTACCGACAGCGCCACCATCGCCGCGTGGACGGGGACGGCCAACTCCATCAGCATGGAGGTGGAGCTCAGAGGCGATCTGTACAACACGTTAGGGCAGCACTCCTCGGGAGAAGGAGATACGCTCGACTTCAATGATGCCGCGGTCGTGACGGGTGAGGTACACAGCGATTATCGGATCGATCTCGGTGGGGCGAAGGTGGGAACCGTGTACGTGAACCATACGGGTTCACAGGCGAATCACGCGAGTCTCACCATGGATGGCGGTACGATCAACGGCGACCTTCATGCCCATGGCGAGCCGTCATCGGACAACACCGTCGTCGAGATTCAGGGGTCGAGCCAGGTCAATGGCGACGTCCGCGTCGCTGGCGGCGACATCAGCGTGGACGACGAAGCGAATATCACCGGCGACGTCTGGGTGAGCGGTGAGTTCGACGGCAATAACGACAGCGTCATCGGCGAGATCCACGAACACGTCGCGGATCCTGAAGCCGAGAAGCCAACCGATAAGATTGCCCCCGAAGAGGCCGATCGAAGCTATGAGTTCACGTATACTGGAGATCTCGACGGGTGTGACGAGCACACGAACAACAACAATGAACTCAGCCTTGACGACGGCGATATGTGTACGCTCCGCTCCGGCGTGTACCACCTCGAAGAACTCCACGTGGCTGACGGCGCCACGTTGGAACTGGACACCTCGGACGGGCCGATCGTGTTGCATGTTGAAGGGCAGGTGACGATTGAGCCGGACGCGGAGATTCACCGACCGACTGATCCGTATCGGTCACCGTCGATCCAACTCGTCGTCGAGGGGAACCACGACGTTTCGCTCGGAAGTGAGTTCGCCGGCTTCATCGACGCCCGTGAGAGTTCTGTCGCCTTCGAAGAGGACGTGCCCCTGTATGGGGCCGTCATCGCTGAGCAGATTACCCTTGAACAGGGAGCAGCCATCTATTTCGACGAACGGCTTCTCGTCGAGGAGGGCGAAGAACTCGACTTTGTGCGGGCGGCCCAGTTCGTCTATTTCGATATCTCGGTCACGGAGATCGAAATTTCCGAGTGA